A genome region from Anastrepha obliqua isolate idAnaObli1 chromosome 4, idAnaObli1_1.0, whole genome shotgun sequence includes the following:
- the LOC129245596 gene encoding uncharacterized protein LOC129245596: MWYLKICLIVSLYINSATCEAPYAAAGWRPQHPFNLPNDYLPPSRDVGKERQKQHQRTFAVEINKERVDYAGQIQNNIFNSANRQPASTYLSPRKQSTDVLKVQRPPYQKPAPQFILQSSGPRPQQSKEAQVFQISGTQEQQQRRERLPLRLNQQRQFFPLVEQQQSEFSKPAQTYGPPSGAQEQKFTINYPDSRDLEPQQADSDVEEGARIAVEALNLAAEAYNRQQEGEIVRSDDDASEADVQEVDADSAKPSSGGYPASRATRGQYYVLGPDNRLQLVRFTTTQSEAEARGNGGFTAQLRYTPVGEINDPVFKYNSRGQVVRVFKK, from the exons ATGTGGTACTTAAAG ATCTGTTTAATTGTCTCGCTCTACATTAACTCCGCTACATGCGAAGCACCCTATGCCGCCGCAGGATGGCGTCCACAACACCCTTTCAATCTGCCCAACGACTATCTGCCGCCATCACGTGACGTAGGAAAGGAGCGCCAGAAACAACACCAACGCACATTTGCTGTGGAGATCAATAAAGAACGTGTGGACTACGCCggtcaaattcaaaataatattttcaattcagCCAACAGACAACCGGCAAGTACTTATTTGTCACCGCGAAAGCAAAGCACTGACGTTTTGAAAGTTCAACGGCCACCTTATCAAAAACCAGCCCCACAATTTATACTGCAATCATCTGGCCCTCGACCACAACAGTCAAAAGAAGCGCAAGTTTTCCAAATATCAGGAACACAAGAGCAACAGCAACGCAGAGAACGTCTTCCTTTGCGCCTCAATCAACAACGGCAATTTTTCCCTCTCGTAGAACAACAGCAGTCTGAATTTTCCAAGCCAGCACAAACATATGGGCCACCAAGTGGTGCACAAGAGCAGAAATTCACCATCAACTATCCCGATTCCCGTGACTTGGAGCCTCAACAGGCAGACAGTGACGTGGAAGAAGGTGCACGTATAGCCGTCGAAGCTCTCAATTTAGCTGCAGAAGCTTACAACCGGCAACAGGAGGGAGAAATAGTGAGAAGTGATGATGATGCATCAGAAGCTGATGTTCAGGAAGTTGATGCCGACAGTGCAAAACCGTCAAGTGGCGGATATCCTGCATCACGCGCAACTCGTGGCCAATACTATGTTCTAGGGCCCGACAATCGCCTGCAGTTGGTGCGTTTTACTACCACGCAGAGTGAGGCGGAAGCGCGAGGTAATGGTGGTTTCACAGCACAATTACGCTACACGCCAGTGGGCGAAATAAACGACccagtttttaaatataatagtcGCGGGCAGGTGGTGAgagtttttaagaaataa